A single genomic interval of Pithys albifrons albifrons isolate INPA30051 chromosome 11, PitAlb_v1, whole genome shotgun sequence harbors:
- the PSMD2 gene encoding 26S proteasome non-ATPase regulatory subunit 2: MDAGGGGGQSRVQGGPGAGGDEKPTPPWGRDRRDVPAGPEKEQELSEEDKQLQDELEMLVERLREKDTSLYRPALEELRRQIRSSTTSMTSVPKPLKFLRPHYGKLKEIYENMAPGENKRFAADIISVLAMTMSGERECLKYRLVGSQEELASWGHEYVRHLAGEVAKEWQEIDEADKAQRDTLLTLVKEIVPYNMAHNAEHEACDLLMEIEQMDMLEKYIDDNAYSKVCLYLTSCVSYVPEPENSALLRCALGIFRKFNRYPEALRLALMLNDVELVEDIFTSCKDVVVQKQMAFMLGRHGVFLELNEDVEEYEDLTEIMSNVQLNSNFLALARELDIMEPKVPDDIYKTHLENNRFGGSGSQVDSARMNLASSFVNGFVNAAFGQDKLLTDDGNKWLYKNKDHGMLSAAASLGTILLWDVDGGLTQIDKYLYSSEDYIKSGALLACGIVNSGVKNECDPALALLSDYVLHNSNTMRIGAIFGLGLAYAGSNREDVLTLLLPVMGDSKSSMEVAGVTALACGMISVGSCNGDVTSTILQTIMEKSEAELKDTYARWLPLGLGLNHLGKGEAIEAILAALEVVSEPFRSFANTLVDICAYAGSGNVLKVQQLLHICSEHFDSKEKEEDKDKKDKKEKEKKESSADMGAHQGVAVLGIALIAMGEEIGAEMALRTFGHLLRYGEPTLRRAVPLALALISVSNPRLNILDTLSKFSHDADPEVSYNSIFAMGMVGSGTNNARLAAMLRQLAQYHAKDPNNLFMVRLAQGLTHLGKGTLTLCPYHSDRQLMSQVAVAGLLTVLVSFLDVRNIILGKSHYVLYGLVAAMQPRMLVTFDEELRPLPVSVRVGQAVDVVGQAGKPKTITGFQTHTTPVLLAHGERAELATEEHVPVTPILEGFVILRKNPNYDV, translated from the exons ATGGacgcgggcggcggcggcgggcagAGTCGGGTGCagggcggccccggggcgggcGGCGACGAGAAGCCCACGCCGCCCTGGGGCCGGGACCGCCGGGACGTGCCTGCCGGGCctgagaaggagcaggagctg TCTGAGGAGGACAAGCAGCTGCAGGATGAGCTGGAGATGCTGGTGGAGCGACTGAGG GAGAAAGATACGTCACTCTATcgcccagccctggaggagctgcGGAGGCAGATCCGCTCTTCAACCACCTCCATGACCTCTGTTCCCAAACCTCTCAAGTTCCTACGGCCCCATTATGGCAAGCTGAAGGAGATCTATGAGAACATGGCTCCAGGAGAGAACAAG CGCTTTGCAGCCGACATAATTTCTGTCTTGGCCATGACCATGAGTGGGGAGCGTGAGTGCCTGAAGTACCGGCTGGTGGGCTCCCAAGAGGAGCTGGCATCCTGGGGGCATGAATATGTCAG GCACTTGGCAGGAGAGGTGGCCAAGGAGTGGCAGGAGATCGATGAAGCTGACAAGGCTCAGAGGGACACGCTTCTCACCCTGGTCAAAGAGATTGTCCCCTACAACATGGCCCACAATGCAGAACATGAGGCCTGTGACCTGCTCATGGAGATCGAACAGATGGACATGCTGGAGAAATACATTGATGACAACGCCTACTCCAAAGTGTGCCTCTACCTGACCAG CTGTGTAAGCTACGTCCCGGAGCCTGAGAATTCGGCTCTCCTCCGCTGTGCCCTGGGCATCTTTCGCAAGTTTAACCGCTACCCTGAAGCCTTGCGCCTGGCTCTGATGCTCAATGACGTGGAGCTGGTGGAGGACATCTTCACTTCTTGCAAAGATGT AGTTGTCCAGAAGCAGATGGCCTTTATGCTGGGCCGCCACGGGGTCTTCCTGGAGCTGAATGAGGATGTGGAGGAGTATGAAGACCTGACAGAGATCATGTCCAATGTCCAGCTCAACAGCAACTTCTTGGCCTTAGCCAGAGAG CTGGACATCATGGAGCCCAAAGTGCCAGATGACATTTACAAAACCCACCTGGAAAATAACC GGTTCGGAGGGAGCGGTTCCCAAGTGGACTCAGCCCGCATGAATTTGGCCTCTTCCTTTGTGAACGGCTTTGTGAATGCTGCCTTTGGACAGGACAAGCTGCTAACAGATGATGGCAATAAATGGTTGTACAAGAACAAGGACCATG GGATGCTGAGTGCTGCAGCCTCACTGGGCACAATCCTGCTGTGGGACGTGGATGGGGGTCTCACACAGATTGACAAGTACCTGTACTCCTCAGAGGATTACATCAAG TCTGGAGCCCTCCTGGCCTGTGGCATTGTCAACTCAGGGGTGAAGAATGAGTgtgaccctgccctggccctcCTATCTGACTATGTCCTGCACAACAGCAACACCATGAGAATTGGAGCCATTTTTGG GCTGGGACTGGCGTATGCAGGCTCCAACCGTGAGGACGTCCTGACTTTGCTGCTACCTGTGATGGGAGATTCCAAGTCCAGCATGGAG GTGGCTGGTGTGACTGCCCTAGCCTGTGGGATGATATCAGTGGGCTCCTGCAACGGGGATGTCACCTCAACCATCCTCCAGACCATCATGGAGAAATCAGAGGCGGAGCTGAAGGACACATATGCTCGGTGGCTGCCACTTGGCCTGGGCTTGAACCACCTGG ggaagggagaagcAATCGAGGCCATCTTGGCAGCACTGGAGGTGGTGTCGGAGCCGTTCCGCAGCTTTGCCAACACTCTGGTGGACATCTGTGCCTATGCAG gTTCAGGGAATGTTCTGAAGGTGCAACAGCTCCTGCATATCTGCAGTGAGCACTTTGACTccaaggagaaagaggaagacaaggacaaaaaggacaagaaagagaaagagaagaaagagagctCAGCTGACATGGGGGCTCACCAG ggtgtAGCGGTGTTGGGGATCGCGCTCATTGCCATGGGCGAGGAGATTGGTGCGGAGATGGCCCTGCGCACATTTGGCCACCTG CTGCGGTATGGGGAGCCCACCCTCCGCCGTGCTGTGCCCCTGGCCCTGGCACTTATCTCAGTCTCCAACCCCCGGCTCAACATCCTCGACACCCTCAGCAAGTTCTCCCACGATGCTGACCCTGAGGTTTCCTACAACTCCATCTTTGCCATGGGCATGGTGGGCAGTG GTACCAACAATGCCCGGCTGGCAGCAATGCTGCGGCAGCTGGCCCAGTACCACGCCAAGGACCCCAACAACCTCTTCATGGTGCGGTTGGCCCAG GGCCTGACACACCTGGGCAAGGGGACACTCACCCTGTGCCCGTACCACAGCGATCGCCAGCTCATGAGCCAAGTGGCTGTGGCTGGCCTGCTGACTGTCCTCGTGTCCTTCCTGGATGTGCGCAACA TTATCCTGGGCAAGTCCCACTACGTTCTCTACGGCCTTGTTGCTGCCATGCAGCCCCGTATGCTGGTCACATTTGATGAGGAGTTGCGACCTCTGCCCGTGTCGGTTCGGGTAGGACAG gctgtggatgtggtggGCCAGgcaggcaaacccaaaaccatcACTGGCTTCCAGACTCACACAACACCAGTACTGCTGGCGCATGGAGAGCGGGCAGAGCTGGCCACGGAGGAGCATGTGCCTGTGACGCCCATCCTGGAGGGATTTGTTATCCTACGCAAGAACCCCAACTATGATGTTTGA